The genomic window AGCAACCTGAACTACTACATGTGTCCGGCCATCGCCGTGATCGTGAGCCCGGCCGGTGCCTGGATCTGCTTCTCGCACCCAGCCGCTGTCGAACGCCGTCTCTTCCTGACTTGCTTAACCTGCGTCGGTCGGGGGATAACGGTTTACCTCGATGTAAGGAGCAGTTGATGGAATATCGCACTCTTGGCGGTACCGGCACGATCGTCTCGACCTTTTGTCTGGGCACGATGACGTTCGGCAACGAAAGCAGCGAGGAGGTGTCACACGCACAGCTCGACCGCTTCGTCGAGGCCGGCGGCAACTTCATCGACACCGCCGACGTGTACTCACACGGCGTGTCCGAGGAGGTCATCGGCCGCTGGCTCGCCGCCCGGCTCGGCGCGCGCGACCGGCTCGTCATCGCCACCAAGGGCCGCTTCCCCATGGGTGACGACCCGAACTCGGCCGGGCTGACCCGTGTGCACCTGTCCCACGCGCTCGACGCGAGCCTGCGGCGACTCGGCGTCGATACCATCGACCTCTATCAGGCGCACGCCTGGGACCCGCTGACCCCGATCGAGGAGACACTGGCGTTCTTTGACGGCGCGGTCCGCGCCGGCAAGATCAGGTACGTGGGGGTCAGCAACTTCCTCGGCTGGCAGCTGCAGAAAGCGGCGACGATCACCCAGTTCCGCGGGCTGGCCCCGATCGTCACCCTGCAGCCGCAGTACAACCTGCTGGCACGGGAGATCGAGTTCGAGC from Actinoplanes derwentensis includes these protein-coding regions:
- a CDS encoding aldo/keto reductase, with protein sequence MEYRTLGGTGTIVSTFCLGTMTFGNESSEEVSHAQLDRFVEAGGNFIDTADVYSHGVSEEVIGRWLAARLGARDRLVIATKGRFPMGDDPNSAGLTRVHLSHALDASLRRLGVDTIDLYQAHAWDPLTPIEETLAFFDGAVRAGKIRYVGVSNFLGWQLQKAATITQFRGLAPIVTLQPQYNLLAREIEFELVDVCRNENIGILPWSPLGGGWLTGKYQRDSTPTGASRLGEDPGRGMEAYGPRNSDTRTWRILDAVRQVAEAHGVSMSQVSLSWLADRPAVTSVILGARTVEQLEDNLGAAGLHLPQKETELLTEASTPVVGEYPYGQQGTAQRDRRI